In the genome of Leucobacter luti, one region contains:
- a CDS encoding YafY family protein, which translates to MPNPVLGPDRVLLLLALVPYLREHGAVSVTELAATFDVTPKLLRELVRFLGTAGVPGETMSYQHEDLFDIDWDALERFDEVSLTRTVAVEEAPRFAPAETAALVAGLHALTAVLPPQDAELARATAAKLGAALGAGATPAVSVSVDPEDPRIPVLVTAIDTQRSVRFVYRDASGVETQRTVDPIALTQGGGGWYLRAFCLDRDAERTFRVDQIAELTLSELSRTVRTTQSQGSPPRASDPDPEAGPKSRVTPAPVSVAPVTGITLRVTSRALPRLSGFAPEIVSETADGGVIVRVDAWHRDTAINLVQLAPGEISIESPAAAREAVRVWAERALAAYGE; encoded by the coding sequence ATGCCTAATCCAGTGCTGGGCCCAGATCGGGTATTGCTGCTGCTCGCGCTCGTGCCGTATCTGCGTGAGCACGGCGCGGTCTCTGTGACTGAACTTGCGGCGACGTTCGATGTGACGCCGAAGCTGCTCCGCGAGCTCGTGCGCTTTCTCGGAACGGCTGGTGTGCCGGGCGAGACGATGAGCTACCAGCACGAGGATCTCTTCGATATTGATTGGGACGCGCTCGAGCGCTTCGACGAAGTGAGTCTCACTCGCACGGTGGCCGTCGAGGAAGCCCCGCGCTTCGCACCGGCCGAGACGGCGGCACTCGTTGCGGGGCTGCACGCGCTCACAGCCGTGTTGCCTCCACAAGACGCGGAACTCGCGCGAGCCACCGCCGCCAAGTTGGGTGCGGCACTCGGTGCTGGCGCGACCCCCGCGGTGTCGGTGAGTGTCGACCCCGAGGATCCGCGAATTCCAGTGCTCGTGACCGCGATCGATACCCAGCGGTCCGTACGCTTTGTCTACCGCGATGCCTCGGGTGTCGAGACGCAGCGTACGGTGGATCCCATCGCGCTTACCCAGGGCGGGGGCGGGTGGTACTTGCGCGCATTCTGCCTCGACCGAGATGCCGAGCGCACCTTCCGAGTGGACCAGATTGCGGAACTCACCCTCTCAGAACTGTCGCGCACCGTCCGCACAACGCAGTCTCAGGGATCGCCGCCGCGTGCGTCCGATCCCGATCCTGAAGCGGGCCCGAAATCTCGTGTGACTCCCGCTCCGGTATCTGTTGCGCCCGTGACTGGGATCACACTGCGGGTAACGTCGCGCGCGCTGCCCCGGCTGTCCGGCTTCGCGCCCGAGATTGTGAGCGAGACCGCGGATGGCGGGGTAATCGTGCGTGTTGACGCGTGGCACCGCGACACCGCGATCAACCTCGTTCAGCTCGCCCCCGGTGAGATCTCGATTGAATCGCCTGCCGCCGCGCGCGAGGCAGTTCGTGTATGGGCGGAGCGAGCCCTCGCGGCCTACGGGGAGTAA
- a CDS encoding YafY family protein produces MADRSTVPSEQRVFSLVLALVVSPEGLTKRELLSTVYGYSERFRRGDEISPALDRQFERDKEQLRGLGIQIETRDSPLEPGNNQLVRYRISKERLEFPSDLRFSERELVLLRLAALAWQDGSLSAESRRAAMKLEALGAGLDVQHLGVAPSLGTASPAAARLQGAIDTGNIVRFGYTLPGRDAPLERRVAPLRLHRADGRWHLLSWDLDRAADRVFLLARIDGPVTVERATFDPALFERAEGAVAELLRLRDAQRATVRVRRGSIAEARLAPRALETAAVPIAEGALEAPDAVLTLGMLDPHLFATELIGFGADAAVVSPDSLRALVAEGLQRIADTHGGGTDA; encoded by the coding sequence GTGGCGGACCGGTCAACGGTGCCAAGCGAGCAGCGAGTGTTTAGCCTCGTGCTCGCACTCGTGGTGAGCCCCGAGGGGCTCACCAAACGCGAGCTGCTGTCGACGGTGTACGGCTACTCTGAACGATTCCGCAGGGGCGACGAAATATCGCCGGCTCTCGATCGTCAGTTCGAACGCGACAAGGAGCAGCTGCGAGGTCTCGGTATTCAAATCGAGACTCGCGACTCTCCTCTCGAACCCGGGAACAACCAGCTCGTCCGCTACCGGATATCGAAGGAACGGCTCGAATTCCCGAGCGACCTGCGATTCAGTGAGCGGGAGCTCGTGCTGCTGCGACTCGCCGCGCTCGCGTGGCAAGACGGCAGCCTGAGCGCCGAGTCGCGCCGCGCCGCGATGAAGCTGGAGGCCCTCGGGGCGGGCCTCGATGTGCAGCATCTGGGAGTGGCGCCCAGCCTTGGCACTGCCTCGCCGGCCGCCGCGCGGTTGCAGGGCGCAATCGACACCGGCAATATCGTGCGCTTCGGCTATACACTGCCCGGCCGCGATGCTCCGCTGGAGCGCCGAGTGGCTCCGCTCCGGTTACATCGCGCCGATGGGCGGTGGCACTTGCTCTCATGGGATCTGGATCGAGCAGCCGATCGAGTGTTCCTGCTGGCGCGAATTGACGGCCCGGTAACTGTCGAGCGAGCAACGTTCGATCCGGCGCTGTTCGAGCGCGCCGAAGGTGCGGTCGCTGAACTCCTCAGGCTCCGTGATGCTCAGCGCGCGACGGTGCGGGTGCGTCGCGGGTCGATCGCGGAGGCGAGGCTGGCTCCGCGTGCGCTTGAAACTGCGGCAGTTCCCATCGCCGAAGGAGCTCTGGAAGCGCCGGATGCCGTACTCACTCTGGGCATGCTCGATCCGCACTTGTTTGCGACAGAGCTGATCGGGTTCGGCGCGGATGCTGCGGTCGTGTCCCCAGATTCGCTCCGGGCACTCGTGGCTGAGGGATTGCAACGGATCGCAGACACTCATGGCGGGGGTACCGATGCCTAA